In Canis aureus isolate CA01 chromosome 6, VMU_Caureus_v.1.0, whole genome shotgun sequence, one genomic interval encodes:
- the DDX59 gene encoding putative ATP-dependent RNA helicase DDX59 isoform X2, which translates to MFVPRSLKIKRNANEDGKSCTAKKTKPEAEDFQLDEGRDDPADALVPRAARTADRCSAEPCPFPSTASQWAHVGLVGPEQDSKGSDLSEEPVKSFSKTQRWAEPGEPVCVVCGRYGEYICDKTDEDVCSLECKAKHLLQVKEKEERLKLSAPHKANSEPESPLNTLYVYKEHPFILNLQEDQIENLKRQLGIVVQGQDVTRPIIDFEHCGFPEALNHNLKTSGYEVPTPIQMQMIPVGLLGRDVLASADTGSGKTAAFLLPVITRALCESKTPSALILTPTRELAIQIENQAKELMSGLPRMKTVLLVGGLPLPPQLYRLRQHVKVIIATPGRLLDIIKQSSVELRGIKIVVVDEADTMLKMGFQQQVLDILEHVPNDSQTILVSATIPTSIEQLASQLLHNPVRIITGEKNLPCSSVRQIILWVEEPAKKKKLFEILNDKKLFKPPVLVFVDCKLGADLLSEAVQKITGLKSVSIHSEKSQTERKNILKGLLEGDYEVVVSTGVLGRGLDLISVRLVVNFDMPSSMDEYVHQSLQKPSRMDKQKQIHKAAGQHNYMNGAPLSCARSLNN; encoded by the exons ATGTTTGTTCCAAGATCTCTGAAAATCAAGAGGAATGCTAACGAGGATGGCAAAAGTTGCACGGCCAAGAAAACCAAACCAGAGGCGGAAGACTTTCAGCTGGATGAAGGCAGAGATGATCCAGCTGATGCACTGGTTCCCAGGGCAGCCAGGACAGCAGACAGGTGCAGCGCAGAGCCGTGCCCTTTCCCCAGCACAGCCAGCCAGTGGGCTCACGTTGGTTTGGTTGGACCTGAGCAGGATTCAAAGGGTAGTGATCTTTCCGAAGAGCCTGTTAAGTCCTTTTCCAAAACACAGCGCTGGGCAGAACCCGGAGAACCTGTCTGTGTTGTTTGTGGTCGTTATGGAGAGTACATCTGTGATAAGACCGATGAAGACGTGTGCAGTTTGGAGTGTAAAGCAAAACATCTTCTGCAagtaaaggaaaaggaggagaggtTGAAACTCAGTGCCCCACACAAAGCTAATTCTGAGCCAGAGTCTCCACTGAACACTTTGTATGTCTATAAAGAGCACCCCTTTATTCTGAACCTTCAGGAAGACCAGATTGAAAACCTTAAACGGCAGCTAGGAATTGTAGTTCAAGGGCAAGATGTCACCAGACCCATCATTGACTTTGAGCATTGTGGTTTCCCTGAGGCCTTGAATCACAACCTGAAGACGTCGGGCTATGAAGTCCCAACCCCCATCCAGATGCAGATGATTCCTGTGGGACTTCTGGGAAGAGACGTTCTGGCCAGTGCTGATACCGGCTCAGGAAAAACAGCcgcttttcttcttcctgttatCACCCGAGCCTTATGCGAG AGCAAGACTCCGTCTGCACTGATTCTTACACCAACAAGAGAGCTAGCCATTCAGATAGAGAACCAAGCTAAAGAACTGATGAGTGGCCTGCCTCGCATGAAAACCGTGCTCCTGGTGGGGGGCTTACCCTTACCCCCACAGCTGTACCGTTTGCGACAACACGTGAAG gTTATCATAGCGACTCCTGGGCGACTTCTGGATATAATAAAACAGAGCTCTGTGGAACTCCGCGGTATAAAAATTGTAGTAGTAGATGAA gCTGATACCATGTTAAAGATGGGCTTTCAACAGCAAGTGCTTGACATTTTGGAACACGTTCCTAATGATAGTCAGACCATTTTGGTTTCAGCTACAATTCCAACTAGCATAGAACAACTAGCAAGTCAGCTTCTGCATAATCCTGTGAGAATTATCACCGGGGAAAAGAACCTGCCCTGTTCCAGTGTGCGCCAGATTATTTTGTGGGTGGAAGAAccagccaaaaagaaaaaattatttgaaatcttAAAT gatAAAAAACTCTTCAAGCCTCCAGTGTTAGTGTTTGTGGACTGCAAGCTGGGAGCAGATCTGTTGAGTGAGGCAGTGCAGAAAATCACAGGTCTGAAAAGTGTATCTATACATTCGGAGAAATcacaaacagaaaggaaaaacatattgAAG GGATTACTTGAAGGAGACTACGAAGTTGTGGTGAGCACTGGAGTCCTGGGACGAGGCCTAGACTTGATCAGTGTCCGGCTGGTTGTCAATTTTGATATGCCTTCAAGCATGGATGAGTACGTGCATCAG
- the DDX59 gene encoding putative ATP-dependent RNA helicase DDX59 isoform X1: MFVPRSLKIKRNANEDGKSCTAKKTKPEAEDFQLDEGRDDPADALVPRAARTADRCSAEPCPFPSTASQWAHVGLVGPEQDSKGSDLSEEPVKSFSKTQRWAEPGEPVCVVCGRYGEYICDKTDEDVCSLECKAKHLLQVKEKEERLKLSAPHKANSEPESPLNTLYVYKEHPFILNLQEDQIENLKRQLGIVVQGQDVTRPIIDFEHCGFPEALNHNLKTSGYEVPTPIQMQMIPVGLLGRDVLASADTGSGKTAAFLLPVITRALCESKTPSALILTPTRELAIQIENQAKELMSGLPRMKTVLLVGGLPLPPQLYRLRQHVKVIIATPGRLLDIIKQSSVELRGIKIVVVDEADTMLKMGFQQQVLDILEHVPNDSQTILVSATIPTSIEQLASQLLHNPVRIITGEKNLPCSSVRQIILWVEEPAKKKKLFEILNDKKLFKPPVLVFVDCKLGADLLSEAVQKITGLKSVSIHSEKSQTERKNILKGLLEGDYEVVVSTGVLGRGLDLISVRLVVNFDMPSSMDEYVHQVGRVGRLGQNGTAITFINNNSKRLFWDIAKRVKPTGSILPPQLLNSPYLHDQKRKEQQKDKQTQNDLVTGANLMDIIRKHDKSNSQK; encoded by the exons ATGTTTGTTCCAAGATCTCTGAAAATCAAGAGGAATGCTAACGAGGATGGCAAAAGTTGCACGGCCAAGAAAACCAAACCAGAGGCGGAAGACTTTCAGCTGGATGAAGGCAGAGATGATCCAGCTGATGCACTGGTTCCCAGGGCAGCCAGGACAGCAGACAGGTGCAGCGCAGAGCCGTGCCCTTTCCCCAGCACAGCCAGCCAGTGGGCTCACGTTGGTTTGGTTGGACCTGAGCAGGATTCAAAGGGTAGTGATCTTTCCGAAGAGCCTGTTAAGTCCTTTTCCAAAACACAGCGCTGGGCAGAACCCGGAGAACCTGTCTGTGTTGTTTGTGGTCGTTATGGAGAGTACATCTGTGATAAGACCGATGAAGACGTGTGCAGTTTGGAGTGTAAAGCAAAACATCTTCTGCAagtaaaggaaaaggaggagaggtTGAAACTCAGTGCCCCACACAAAGCTAATTCTGAGCCAGAGTCTCCACTGAACACTTTGTATGTCTATAAAGAGCACCCCTTTATTCTGAACCTTCAGGAAGACCAGATTGAAAACCTTAAACGGCAGCTAGGAATTGTAGTTCAAGGGCAAGATGTCACCAGACCCATCATTGACTTTGAGCATTGTGGTTTCCCTGAGGCCTTGAATCACAACCTGAAGACGTCGGGCTATGAAGTCCCAACCCCCATCCAGATGCAGATGATTCCTGTGGGACTTCTGGGAAGAGACGTTCTGGCCAGTGCTGATACCGGCTCAGGAAAAACAGCcgcttttcttcttcctgttatCACCCGAGCCTTATGCGAG AGCAAGACTCCGTCTGCACTGATTCTTACACCAACAAGAGAGCTAGCCATTCAGATAGAGAACCAAGCTAAAGAACTGATGAGTGGCCTGCCTCGCATGAAAACCGTGCTCCTGGTGGGGGGCTTACCCTTACCCCCACAGCTGTACCGTTTGCGACAACACGTGAAG gTTATCATAGCGACTCCTGGGCGACTTCTGGATATAATAAAACAGAGCTCTGTGGAACTCCGCGGTATAAAAATTGTAGTAGTAGATGAA gCTGATACCATGTTAAAGATGGGCTTTCAACAGCAAGTGCTTGACATTTTGGAACACGTTCCTAATGATAGTCAGACCATTTTGGTTTCAGCTACAATTCCAACTAGCATAGAACAACTAGCAAGTCAGCTTCTGCATAATCCTGTGAGAATTATCACCGGGGAAAAGAACCTGCCCTGTTCCAGTGTGCGCCAGATTATTTTGTGGGTGGAAGAAccagccaaaaagaaaaaattatttgaaatcttAAAT gatAAAAAACTCTTCAAGCCTCCAGTGTTAGTGTTTGTGGACTGCAAGCTGGGAGCAGATCTGTTGAGTGAGGCAGTGCAGAAAATCACAGGTCTGAAAAGTGTATCTATACATTCGGAGAAATcacaaacagaaaggaaaaacatattgAAG GGATTACTTGAAGGAGACTACGAAGTTGTGGTGAGCACTGGAGTCCTGGGACGAGGCCTAGACTTGATCAGTGTCCGGCTGGTTGTCAATTTTGATATGCCTTCAAGCATGGATGAGTACGTGCATCAG GTTGGAAGAGTGGGGAGATTAGGCCAAAATGGGACAGCAATTACGTTCATCAATAACAATTCAAAAAGACTCTTCTGGGATATTGCAAAAAGAGTGAAACCCACAGGATCCATTCTTCCCCCACAGTTATTAAATTCTCCCTACCTTCATgaccagaaaagaaaggaacaacagAAAGATAAACAGACACAGAATGATCTGGTTACAGGAGCTAATCTTATGGACATCATTAGAAAACATGATAAAAGTAATTCTCAAAAATGA